In Hymenobacter volaticus, the genomic window CCTCTAAGAACGGAATCAGGCTTTCCCCGAGCGTTTGAATCTTCTCCTGAATCTGCGGCGCGACTTCGGGGTCATCGAGCAGGGAGATAAGCGCCTTAATTTCTTTGTTGGTCATGTAGCAATAAGGGGTGCCGGGAGGGCAGAAGCGGCGGATGTAACAAATTAAAGCATCTGATACGGTATCACCGCTGTCAGTTGCCTAGGTTTAACAGTACCCAAGGGGTGGATTGTTCAATTTAAAGTAGGTTTACGACATATCGAAGAACTAGTACACAACTTCCCCTTGGCTGGCTGCATAACAACTGATTTTATACCGGTTTGCAACCACTAAATCAGGGTCTGTGCTGCCTAACTACCCATCTGTCTTACACAGAAAACCGGGCTTACTGTACATACCGCAAGCTAATGCGGCAGTACAGTAAGCCCGGTTAAGGGTTGTGCGAGTTGCAGCTCGCACGACCCGACTATAAGTTGGTGAGCTTCCCGCTTATGGTGCCACCAACTTCACTCACCTTCTTATTTAGCTAAGGCGCGCAAGGCCGCCCCCGACAGTTCCACTTGTGCACTGTCGCTGAACTGCCAGCGCAGGCCGGGCAGCGCCAAATTATTTGCTACAAGCCTGCCCCGTTCTTCCACCCGCATATTGGTAGCGCCTAGTTGATTGTCAGGATTCAATTCCAATGCAGCGGTACTCCCGAGGTGTTGCCTACTACTGCTCGTAGCCGCCCGAGGTGGTTGCCAGCCAGTATCACACGGGACGTATGGTTTTGGACCAGTTGCAAGCTGTCTTGTGCGAAGCCTTTTACCATCAAAAACATCATGTTAGGCTGGTTTTCCCGCATGGTGGTCTGGGTGCTACCCGCGCGCGTGTAGGTGGTACCAGTTGTCAAGGAGGTTAGGCGCGGACAACGAATGATAACTGCTTCACCCTGACCCAAATACTTTTCCTTTTCAGGATAGTTCAGCGTGAGAGTGAGTTTGTCACCTTCCTGCTTTGCGCGCACAAACTCGGTGGCTTCCTTATTTACATACACGGCGAAGGGCCCGGACTCCACGCGCACGCGCATTGCGCCCGCCGCGGGCACATCAAGCGTATTGAAGTCGCGCAGTGGCAACACATTGTAGTTACTTAGCGGGTCTTTGAAGGTGCCGCGCTGATACTCGGCCCGTAAGGCGGCATTGTAAGTAGTAAGTGAACCAATTAATACCATGCCGGCGGCGGTCAGAAACTTGAGGCTGTTTTTCATGAGTGCGGAGTGGAAGCGGGTTCGGGGTGTTCGGCCAGAAACTGGTTGTACCGTTCTTGCACTTCGGGCAGGTCGACGCCTAGCAGCCGAATAGTGCGGAAGAAAGTAGGTAGCTCCTGCTGCAAAAAGCGCGCTTTGCGTTGCTCCTGCACACGTTTTGGTCCGTCGGGGGTTACAAAAAAGCCGATGCCGCGCTTGTTGTAAATCACCTGTTGGTTCTGAAGGTACTCGTAGGTCCGCATCACCGTGTTGGGGTTCACCTGCAAGTCGACGGCCAACTCCCGAACCGACGGAATTTTGTCGTCGGGGGCCACTGGCCCCGCAGGATATGCTCGCTCACATACCCGGCTATTTGCAGGTAGATGGCTTCGTTTTCGTTGAAATCCATATAATCAACTAGCTCCCGCTAGGCTATAGTTGTTTTTCGGTTAGGCGGGCATATGCACCTGCCCACAGCAAGATGGCTAGCACCAGTGGCACCAATCCAAACAGCTGTTTTTGGCTGTCAGGCAGCGCCAATTGAAAGAATTGCTCGCCCGATGGTATCAAGACATCACCAAATGGCAGGGTCGCTCTTATCTCTGGGTTCAACAAGTTTTTCAGTATCTGCATATTGAGCACGACCAATACAGTTATCACCCCAAAAGCAGCGAAAGCCGTCTTGATAACGTGTAGCCGGTTGAAGTAGATGGCGCCCCACATAGCCACTCCGTGCGCCAAAGCATACATGAGCAGTAGCCCAAGTGGTATCCTCGGATTGGCTGTAAAATCGAGTAACTGATGCGGATAGTTTTCTCTTCCTAGCTGTAAGGCAAGGGCATCCATGGCAAAAAACACTACCGTAAACACAAGCAGAAACACAGGCATCGAGTACAGCCATACCACCAAGTACTTTTCGAAGTGCGAGGCAGGTAGTAGCAGTGCAGGTGCTGCCCGGCGCTGGTCACCGATAGCCGTAAAGACGGAAGACGTAAACACGGCGCCAGCTGCCAGCATAAAGAAACCAAACATGATCAGCTGCAAATCCATGGATAATGGCCGTCGGGTGGCGTAAGTCAGCCACGCTAGCACGATAATTAGCGTACCGGTCAGCACAGCCGTTCCCATTAAATAGGTTCGCAAGTTTTCGACGGTGTGCTTGCGCAGCAGGCGCGAGAAGCGCGAAAAATCAAATTGCTGGTTCATGGGAAGGATGCAGTAAATGAGTTGCTAAAGCAGCACTATCGTTGATTAAGGCGTTGAAGAGCAGTTCCAAATCGACCCGGCTTGGCAGTCCGGCCGGGTTGGGCCAGATGCCTTGCAGCCCGCGTATGGAAGCTTCTGCATAAATTGGGGTAGCGGCTTCGTCAGGTCGCGCTGTGCCAAAGCGTAAGCGCTCTGCTAAATCGTCGATGCTTTGGTTGAGCACAATCTGGCGGTCATGCACCACAACCACCGTATCAATTAGGGCGTCGAGGTCGCGCACCTGGTGGGTCGAGATAATAATACACCGCTCCTCCCCTAACGCTGAGGCCACGATTTTGCGAAACTGCGCTTTCGATGGAATGTCGAGGCCATTGGTGGGCTCATCGAGCACGAGTAAACTTGTGTTGGTAGCCAGAGCAAAGGCAATCATAAACTTCTTCTGCTGCCCATAGGATAGCGCCTGTAGTCGGCCTTGAGCTGGCACTTCCAGTTCGTGCAAGTAAGTAGCTAGTTGGTCCCGGTCGAAGCGAGGATAGAAGGGCGCCGTACTTGCCACAAACTGCTCGAACGTTATTGCGGGCACATACACCTCTTCGGGAAGAAAGAACAGATCAGCCAGCATATCAGGTCGGCGCTCAGCTGATGGCTGCCCATGCACCGTGCACGTTCCCGACCATGGAAAGGCCAGCCCCACCATACACTTAAGTAGCGTAGACTTGCCCGCGCCGTTTTTACCTAACAGACCATAAATGTGCCCGCGCGTAAGGCTTAGGCTAAGTTCTTCGAAAAGCGGTGTCCGGCGAGAGTACCCAAATCGAAGGTGCTGGATGGTAACCATGCGCTTATTGTTTTAGTGTACTATGTATCTAATACACCGTAAACGTACAGGCTATATCTCGAATAGCAAATTTTTATTTCACTTTCTTTTCAATGGCAAATAGCAGCTATCCCATGGTGCTGCAGCTACGATTCTCAACTGGGCCATTAGAATTGGCACTATGGAATGCCGCTACTATCTGTATAGATGGCGATGTAGACTAACGACTAAAAACAGCCTCTGTAACTGTTATACCAAAGAAAAGCCGTTACTGTCGACTGCGACAACAACGGCTTTTCTTTGGTGTAGCATTATTACCTACTACTTCTGCGCTGCGATGGGAAGCAGCTTTGTGAAGCCATATAAGTAGCCAGCCTAACCTAATAAACCGGCTAATCCTTTCACGTTCAGCCGCGCAAATTTCTTCACCCGCTCAAACTTAGCAGCCACTTCCTGTAGCTCCTCATCTTCGGGTAGCTTGGTAGGCACGTGCGTATTTAGCAGTTCGAATATGGAGGCCGCTATGTCCATGTAGCCAAGAATCAATAAATACAGTTGCTTCTTCTGGTCCTCGGAATAGCCTTTAGTCCGGATTGCTTTGGCTAGGGTGTCTAGCTGTGTGGTTTCGTCGCTGTAAAGGTCACGCAACGCATTGCGAGACTTCGCAAAATCGTCTTGCTGCTCCTGAGTTGCTGCATGCAAGGCAAAGGGAAATTCATCGACAAAGGCTGTAGCCGCTAAGAAGCTTTTTTCAGCACTATATACAGCGGCTAAGTGCTTCTGCAAACTGGTCCACAGGCCAGTTCGAGCCTTTTCGAAGGCGGCAGTATTAGGATCGGTCACGTTCGTTTCAGGTCAGGATGGGAAACAAAGGTAAGCGACCCATCTCTGCTTCTATATTTAAAAGCTATTCCATGCAGGCCAACTGATAATGGTTCCGAAACGCCATAGTCCCATTAAACCAGCCGATACCGCGGAGCGACAGCAATAAATTACCATCAAATGTCCTCTCTAAACCAAATCAATACTACAATGGGACTGAGATGAGGAATAACTACGATCAAGAACCCGAGAAGACCATCGACATACCATCTATAGGAAGGCGGCTTTTTGTCCCACCGGGTTGCAATAATAATGTGGCGACCAGTCAATGCCTTTGTTAGAACATCTACTGGCAACAGCAACACCAAAAACACAAGGGGCATAATAAGCCCAATGGCAGGTGTACCATGCTGATATAGGTACATTCCTCCTGCACCACACAGAATAGTTGCTGCTACATGCAAGCAGCACACTTTCAAGTTAAACAATTTATTGTAAGGTGCTTTCTCAGGCATACCTGACCAACTGGTCGTCATGAAAAATATATAACTAAATCCTACAAAAAAGCTCCATCCAGCTATAGTTGCGCTATGTGAATCTAAAGGCCTCATACCTGAATCACGCCCACATTGTAGGCCTTTTCAATAGGCGCGTGGTTGGCCATGGAAATGCCTTGAGAAATCACTTTGCGGGTTTCTAGTGGATCGATAATAGCGTCTACCCATAGGCGGGCGGCGGCGTAGTAAGGAGAAAGTTGCTCTTCGTAGCGAGCTTTGATACGGTCCAGCAGTTCCTTCTCGGCTTCGGGCGTAATGACTTCACCTTTGGCTTTGAGTGAGGCTACCTGAATTTGGAGGAGCGTGTTGGCGGCGGCGGCTCCACTCATTACGGCTAGTTGGGCGGTGGGCCAAGCCACGATAAGACGCGGGTCATACGCTTTGCCACACATGGCGTAGTTGCCGGCCCCATAGCTGTTGCCGATTATCACCGAGAATTTGGGTACCACCGAATTACTCATGGCGTTTACCATCTTGGCGCCGTCCTTGATGATGCCGCCGTGCTCGGACTGCGAACCAACCATAAAACCCGATACATCGTGCAGGAACACCAGCGGGATGCGCTTTTGGTTGCAGTTCATAATGAAGCGTGCCGCCTTGTCAGCCGAGTCAGAATAGATAACGCCGCCCATTTGCATAGCGCCCTTTTTCGTTTTTACAATCTTGCGTTGGTTGGCCACAATGCCCACGGCCCACCCATCAATGCGTGCTAACCCGCAGAGTAGCGTCTGGCCGTAGAGGTCTTTGTAAGGCTCAAACTCCGAATCATCAACCAAACGCCGAATGATGTCCATCATGTCGTAGGGCTTCACCCGGTCAGCGGGCAGCAAGCCGTAGATTTCCTCGGGCTTCTCTTTAGGTGATGTAGGAGCCTTACGTGAGAAACCAGCCGTAGCCTGTCCGCCCATCTTGTCGAAGATGTTGCGGATGTGGTCGAGGCATTCTTCATCGTTGGCGAACTTGTAATCCGTAACACCGGAAATTTCGGAGTGAGTGGTTGCACCACCCAAGGTTTCGTTATCGATGGTTTCGCCAATGGCTGACTTTACCAGATAGGAACCTGCTAGGAAAACCGAGCCGGTGCCGTCTACGATCATGGCCTCGTCGCTCATGATGGGTAAATAGGCTCCACCAGCCACGCACGGACCCATGATAGCGGCAAGCTGCACGATGCCCATGCTGCTCATCACGGCGTTGTTGCGGAAAATGCGGCCGAAGTGCTCTTTATCAGGGAAAATTTCGTCCTGCATGGGCAGGTATACTCCCGCCGAATCGACGAGGTAGATGATGGGTAACTTATTTTCAATGCTGATTTCCTGAGCCCGCAGGTTTTTCTTGGCCGTAATCGGAAACCAAGCTCCAGCTTTCACGGTGGCATCGTTGGCTACGACCACACACTGCCGCCCCTGCACGTAACCTACTACCACAACCACGCCCCCGCTAGGGCAGCCGCCTTCCTCCTGGTACATCCCCTCCCTGCAAAGGCCCCGATTTCAATGGTTTCGGAATCCTTGTCCAATAGGTAGTCGATACGCTCTCGGGCAGTAAGCTTGCCTTTGGCTTTATGAGCGGCAATTCGTTTTTCGCCGCCACCGAGCTGTGCTTTCTTTAAGCGTTGGCTGAGTTGAAAATTTAGCTGTTTGAGTAGATCGTCGTTTTTGTTGAATTCGAGGTTCATGCGGGTGGGAATGGGTAGGTAGGCAGAAAGCAGTAAAACGTTGAAACTGTGCGCTTGCCTTTTTGCTTAGGCATTTAGAAGCGCAGGCTCACTGTTCTATTACTGCTTCACTGTAGGGTAGGAAGCAAGAAATCCGCCTGTTGGGGCGGATTTCAAAGGTAGATAATGTGGGTCGGTTCTACGCCGACTGGGTCTAAGGTCACTTCTGTACGGCCGAATCAGAAGGCTGCAGAGTAGGTGTGGAAGTCACCTTTTTGGTTTCTATTTCTGTTTCTCCGTTAGGCTTCTTTTCCACTTCCTTCTTCACTTTCTCCTTGCCACCACCGAACACCGAGAAGTGCACGTAGCGCTTGGGATTCGCCTGGAAATCGGAGAGCAAAGAATTGGTGCTAGCCGCCGTGGCGTTAAGGTTGTTATAAAGCGAGTCATCGTTCATGAGCTTGCCCAACGAACCTTTCTGGTCATTCAACGACCGGTTCAAAGTCGTCATGGTTCCTTGCGCTTCCGTCATGGTGGCGTTCAGCTTGCGCATGGCCGGCCCAACGGGTGCCCCTTTGAGGGAATCACTGAGTTGGCTGAAGTTGGCCGCAATTCGGTCAAACTTCTTAGTAGTTACGGCCAAGTCAGAAGTCAGCCTAGCCATGTTGGTTGTAATCTGGTTGATGTTGCGCTGATTCATCACCAATAGATTCCTAAGGGCCTCAGTGCTGCCCTGCGCATTAAGCAACGTGGCCTGCAAGCTCACGCGGGCGTCTTTGTTTAGAAAGCTGTTCACCTTGGTCAACGTCGAATCGACAGTACCAAGCACCGGCAGAGCTTTGGCCTGGAACGCGTCGGTGATGCTGGCTACGGTATAAGACTTCAGCTCTTCGCCACCGTCATAGACTTTGGAATTTTTACCGAGAAACAGCGTAATCGTCTTGGAGCCTAGCAACGAGCCGCTTAGACTGGCTACTGTCGAATCGCCGACAGTAATACCTTTCTGCAATTCCACGGACACCTTAATGCGGTTGGCTTGCTCGGGCATCAGCCGCATTTCCTTAACCTGCCCTACTTTGATACCGTTCAGTATGACCGGATTACCTACGGTCAGTCCATCTACATTGTCGTAGGTGGCGTAATACGTGCGGTCAGAGGAGAGCAAATTGGCCCCTTTTAGGAAATTAAATCCTAGAACCAGGGCCGCTAAGGCCACAATGCCCAGTAGGGCTACTTTTATTTCTTTGGCCACGATAGTCTATCGTTAGTGATATGCAGAGAGAACTGGCCACGACAGGCGTAGAAAGGGCTATTCCCCGTTCATCACCTCCAGTTCGTTTTTGTAGTCGCGGAAGGCCCGGTAGATACCTGAAGCCATATACGCTTGCCCGGCTTTATCGTTCAGATACTTCTCTTCAGTTCGGTTGGTAAGGAAGCCTGCTTCAATAAGAACAGAAGGCATAGTTGATTTCCAGAGCACCAGAAAACCCGCTTGCTTCACGCCCCGCGAAGGCCGCTTGATAGTAGTACGGAATTGCCGGTCAACCTTCTGCGCAAACCGAATACTGTTTACAATGTGGGCACTCTGGTAGAGGGAGAATAGGATATGGCTCTGAGGAGAAGTAGGATCAAAGCCGTTGTAACGCTCTTTATAGTTGTCTTCTTGTAGAATAACTGCGTTTTCTCGCTTAGCTACCGAGAGGTTAGCATCCGTCTTGTGGGGGCCCATCGTCCAGACTTCGGTTCCGTAAGCGGAGGGCGCAGCGGCGTTGCAATGCACCGAGATAAATAAGTCGGCGTTGTTTTTATTGGCGATACCTGCCCGATCGGCCAACTCCACAAACACATTGGTTTTACGCGTATACACCACTTTCACGCCGGGCATGCTGTCTTGGATTAGGCGCCCGAGTTCCAATACAATTTTCAATGCCACATCGGCTTCTCGGGCACTTACACCCGCGCAACCACGATCTTTTCCGCCGTGGCCAGCGTCGAGAACCACCGTCCGCAATCGGTACCCTGTGGGCATACCAGAAAAGACAGGCCGCGGCACCGGAGCTTCCGGTGCTACCGCGGCTGGCGAGCCGGAAAAACACAACACGCCAATTAGGCACAAGGCGACAATATTCCGCACAGTTTTCGTTAGTGAAGAGCAGCGACCCGCTACCTTTGCAAACCGCCACAAAATAAACGAATAAAACCACGTGGCCGTACTCGAGCCTTTGTCCGACACCAGTATTATTTTCTTTATCAGGCCACTATGCCGGATT contains:
- a CDS encoding GntR family transcriptional regulator, whose protein sequence is MAPDDKIPSVRELAVDLQVNPNTVMRTYEYLQNQQVIYNKRGIGFFVTPDGPKRVQEQRKARFLQQELPTFFRTIRLLGVDLPEVQERYNQFLAEHPEPASTPHS
- a CDS encoding ABC transporter ATP-binding protein, with the protein product MVTIQHLRFGYSRRTPLFEELSLSLTRGHIYGLLGKNGAGKSTLLKCMVGLAFPWSGTCTVHGQPSAERRPDMLADLFFLPEEVYVPAITFEQFVASTAPFYPRFDRDQLATYLHELEVPAQGRLQALSYGQQKKFMIAFALATNTSLLVLDEPTNGLDIPSKAQFRKIVASALGEERCIIISTHQVRDLDALIDTVVVVHDRQIVLNQSIDDLAERLRFGTARPDEAATPIYAEASIRGLQGIWPNPAGLPSRVDLELLFNALINDSAALATHLLHPSHEPAI
- a CDS encoding MlaD family protein: MAKEIKVALLGIVALAALVLGFNFLKGANLLSSDRTYYATYDNVDGLTVGNPVILNGIKVGQVKEMRLMPEQANRIKVSVELQKGITVGDSTVASLSGSLLGSKTITLFLGKNSKVYDGGEELKSYTVASITDAFQAKALPVLGTVDSTLTKVNSFLNKDARVSLQATLLNAQGSTEALRNLLVMNQRNINQITTNMARLTSDLAVTTKKFDRIAANFSQLSDSLKGAPVGPAMRKLNATMTEAQGTMTTLNRSLNDQKGSLGKLMNDDSLYNNLNATAASTNSLLSDFQANPKRYVHFSVFGGGKEKVKKEVEKKPNGETEIETKKVTSTPTLQPSDSAVQK
- a CDS encoding N-acetylmuramoyl-L-alanine amidase family protein, translated to MPTGYRLRTVVLDAGHGGKDRGCAGVSAREADVALKIVLELGRLIQDSMPGVKVVYTRKTNVFVELADRAGIANKNNADLFISVHCNAAAPSAYGTEVWTMGPHKTDANLSVAKRENAVILQEDNYKERYNGFDPTSPQSHILFSLYQSAHIVNSIRFAQKVDRQFRTTIKRPSRGVKQAGFLVLWKSTMPSVLIEAGFLTNRTEEKYLNDKAGQAYMASGIYRAFRDYKNELEVMNGE